From the genome of Grus americana isolate bGruAme1 chromosome 16, bGruAme1.mat, whole genome shotgun sequence:
GTAGGGCAAGAGCAGTGTCCAGCAAtgggctttttccttttgtttgtttcattctcCCCTGTGCTGGGCTCGTAAGTGGCAGTACCAGCCTAGGAGAGGGGAAGGGTTCAGCTTGTCTTCAATAACGTGCAGGACCAAGGTGCTTAAGGAGGAAATGCAACCTTTCTTTGTACGATGTGCTTACTTGAGCAGTGGAGTAGCCTGAAACAGGAGCTTCCTCCAGGTTTTCTGGAGCTGGTTTGCTGCTTCAGGAGGACTGCCAAGTTCTTAGCTTTATCCATGCTAGCATACTGGGAAACACCTTGCAGTACCTGTCCCCTCTCTTTTCTTATACTAGTGGTGTCTGTGAGGAGGATGTTCTATTGCAAATGAGCCCTGTCCAGCTAGAGAAGTTCCTCTCTCAAATACATTCGTTCCTAGAAGATAAAGGAGACCTTTACCCTTTAGCATGGACATAGAGGAGCTGACAGCTTTTATCCTGGGCTATGTGTGGACGTGCTGTGTGCTGGTGAGAGTGCAGGGTACTGTGGTCACAGGCAGGCAGGATTACTGAGGGTGAATCTGCCCCTGTCCCTCTGGGTGAGGAAGGCTCATGACTCTTACATCAAGTCAATAGTCACAAGTCTGTCCTCTACAGACAGCTGAAGGCTTCGGCTACCAACTGGCAAAGATGGTTCAAGCTgcacttagaaaaaaatgcacaggaGTGAGGCACCAGGCATGGCTTCTACAGAGGGGTGGTGGTACTGCTGAAATCATGTCTCCATGTAGGACATTCCCTGCTCAGAGCACCAGAGTTTTGGGGCTGCCTGGAAAGGGATAGAAACTGACTTTGGGGGGCACCAGGGATTCAAACTGTCCTGGAAGGTGGCATCTGTTTATTAAAGGAGGAGTGTTTTGTACTGCTGCATTGAGCTGCACAGTAAGCGGAGAAGAGACTCCTGAACAAATGTAGCTTGGCCATTTGGCCCTGGCAGTGAGAAGCGTGGATAGGAAAGTAATTTAACACCTCCCCTCACACAACCCTCCACAGTCTCATATgtgacccctgcacccccaggcaCATTCCTGTGCCTCTGCCAAGCTTTGCCCTGCTGAGTGAGTCACTGCAGGCATGGTGtcccactctgcagagctgtcccaggctgcagctggggctgctggcacaACCTTGTGCCTGAGCTGTGGCGTGAACTCATGTGCTGCCGCTGTGCTGGTCCTGCCTGTGCAGTCCTTGCTGCCTCCCCGCatgcctctcccctccccgagAAGGAGGGGGTCCCATTCTTTGTGCTCTGCAATGGtgttccctgctcctcctcacaAGCCCCACTGTGCTTTAATGCTGGCTTGCTCCTGCCATACAACTTCCTCACCCCCTGCTCCATTCCTAGGCTCTTTGTTTCCTGTCCATCTGTTGGGttattataatatatatttttttttgtaaatttctGTTTGAACATTTTGTCATtgtgaacaaagaaaaatgaaaccttttaaaacatatccattttattaaatgattattgttattattattaatatgtTTACTACCTGAATTGatcagtgaaataaatacattcaaaaaagcaacatctttctgtttaattttcagttcCCTCGAGCAGCATTGGTGATACATTACGGGCAGGAGAGACCAAAACTGACTGTTTCTCATTTTATCTAATTCCATCAGAGCAGGCTCCAGGCAAGGCTTCCTGCATGGGATTTCTGGCCTGTGCTGAATGAGATGATCCTGAAGTTCTGTCTTTAAGCTTCCCCTAGGAGCAGTGTCTAAATCAGCAATGGGCATCTGGGCAGGATCCAGTCCCAGGAAATCCGTTTTGTAAGTAGCCAGAGGAGCATTGCTCAGTCTGTGCTGCATGCAGAGCCACGATGGGGCTGGCTCTAGATCAGCTCCATGCCACACCTGGCCTGGACACCTGCCTGTGAATAAACGTAGCACCAAATGCATGAGACGAGGTAAGTTTGCTGATCAAACTTACCCTGCAGTAGTCAAGCTGCTCCTAAGTGGAAAGCAGGCCCTGCAGGAAAAACTGGCTTCATTTGTTAGCCTAAGATCTTTTTCCcactctgcctgcctgccacaGTGAAACAACTGGAATGATCTGCTCCAACTTACTAGAAGTTTAAAGCTTGATTGTTTTGTTCAGAGATTTTCCCTTGGTTAGGGCCAAACTCTGCTGTTGTTTATACCCTAAATTCTCTTAACATCAGCACATCTAGGGCATTCATAATTTCTGCCATGTACAATGTGCACAGTACAAGGTAATGGAGAGTTGGACCCAACGGGGAAACAGTTTCATGAGAGAACTCTGGTGGCCTTATCCTAAGGAGCATAACCAATGTCTAGAGTCAGACTGATGGcagaaaaatgtctgtgaaGGTGCAGTGGCCTTGAGAAGACAAATTCTGCCTAAATGTAGTTTTGACCGTTGGACTTATCTGTTCAAGTATTTGTGTAATGCAACTTCTGAATAAAGGATGTGGTCAGCCTTTCTCAGTAACTGCATGCTGCACTTGTCAAGAGCTGCCAGCTCATTTGGCTATCAAAAGAGCAGTCCTTCGGAGCACTATCTTTCCCAGTCTGTCGTCCTTCCTGTGAATCTAACTAGTTTATTTTGATGTAGACAGTGAAACACCAAGAGTTATATTTTACCCCTGTAATAATCATGAGAGGATGCAAGTGCCTGGGAGgatctttctccttggctcaaCTATTGACACCAGCGTGGTCACTGGAAGTCCATTTCTTTCAGTAGATCTTCAGCTGCTAATTAGGAGTAGGTTTGTTTCACTGCTTCAAGGGAAACCCTAGGGTCAGCACACTGCAAAGTGCTAGGTCTCACCACTGCCAAACATAGTCTTCCTGATGGGATGGGAAACCAAAGGCCACGGTGCTCAGGGAGCACAGTACATCACTTTCCAGgttgaaatgcattttgagtCACTACTTTGCGATTGAGACTTTGCGATGTTTCTGTTGGACTGAATGTGTGGGCCCAGAATCACAGTTATCAGTACTGTCAGCATCTTTCCCAACAAACATGTTCTTGCGAGCAGTGTCAGCTCCCATTTCTTGGAACACTTGCTCAGTGAAGGCCCAGCTTCTGGTGACATGTAGCAAACTTGCAGGAAGGCCTCATGTGGGAGGTGTCCCTGGGATGAGCCTGACCTTTATCTTGCCAGCCAGCTGCAAGGGGATTATCCGGGAGGTCAGCTATGCAGCTGCAAACACTCTTGCACTGGCTGGACTGCCTTAAGACCTTCTTCTTGTGTTGTAAAACCAGCAAGAAAGCAAGGATTGAACTAGTTTGGTAAGTCAACAAAGCtaccttctgttctttttatttttttttaattattttttttggttcatAGATTGCACAGAACAGCACTGCCTTACTGCAGGTATGTGTAGTTGTTCTCCTAAAGAAGTTATAGCAGCTCATGTGTTCAGCAGTGGCATGAGACTGCAATACAAAGGTCATTGACCCATGTCTCACAGCACTGCCACAGCTCCAGAAGGAGATTATTCACCTGCTGGAGCAATGTCTAGCATGGAAAACTCCACTGACCTCCACTCTTGGTGGTCAGCACCCTCTCTGCTGGCCAAGGACTGTTTATCACTTCAGAACTGGAAAGGCTATTTTTCACTTGTGGTAACAGTAAGTTTATTTCTGAATCTTGCAGTTTGCATGAGCAAAGGCTTGCTTACCGATGTAATTCAGAGCTATGATAAGGCATGAGCAGTTTCATATTCTAATTTTTGATTCCTTGACATAAATTTTCTTGGCTGCCCTAGTAATATGCCTCCAGTAATGCTGAAAATACAAGCACCTCTTGTATGCTTCTGAGTACTAGTGAAAATGAATTTGATGGCTGCAGCTAAGCCTCCCAGTAGCCATCTGTTCATATCCCTCCTCAAATCCAGGGTTGGAAGACAAGGAACATTCTCTCTCATTACTGGAGACACCAAGAATTTGCACACCCCTTTTAACTCTGTTCTTTTCAGAGCTCTCGCATCTCCTGTGAAGGACACCAAATTCACCCAATTTTAGAAACTCATCCTCAGAACAAACCAACAGAAGACCTGGGCTGTGGTGTCAGTCCTAGAGTGTGTGGTGTCTACTTGCCTGGTCTCTACCTCATCCAGTCTCACCAGAGGGGTGTTTGCTGGTGAAGATGAACAGTGGAATTCTCTTCTTGTCCCTCCTTGGTTTCCTCCCACTTGTGATACCCATGTGCCCTGTGCCATGCAAGTGTGCCACCAACATTATTGACTGCATGTCAAAAGGCTTAACTGTAGCGAAACTACCAGTTGCTTTCCACCCTTCGGCTGAAATGATCCACCTTGGTTACAACAAGCTCACCTCTATTCCCAATGGGCTCTTTGACAACCTAAAGAGCCTCCAGGTAGTCTACTTGCAGGGCAACCCTTGGGAATGCAACTGTGACATCCTCTACTTGCGCTCCTGGATCCAGTGGCAGCAGAACCGGACCTTATACAGGGATGTGAGATGCAGCTCCCCAGCGCACCTGCAGGACCGGATCATTGCCTATCTGACAGAAGATGAGATCATCTCCACATGCCAGCACTGGTACTGCAGCCTGGCTCTTCTCTCTCAGCTCTgtctcctcatcctccttttcctccaagGTATCTTGGTTATCCTCATCATTGTTTACCTGCAGAAATTTCGGAGAATGACCGTTGAAGCCCGGAGTACCTTTTAAGATCTATACCAGCATGTAGACACCTGGCTGTCTTCTTCAAGAAGCCCCTACAACAGTGATTAACATCACCAGACTGAAGAACCTCCTCCCCCTTGGGTGATACTGTGCCAAGGTCATGTCGTTTGTGATATTCAGTGCAGCATCTGATCCTGACTGCAGTCTGAAACAGGACTCAAGCTGATCAGACACTTGCTGTATTTCCAAAGACCTGATCTTgtgttttttaatgctttaaacTCTGGTATGATCTTGATTGCTTTGCTGGGCTGGGAATGGTTCTGGTTTGGTAGACTAAGGAAATCATAAACTAGAGCAACCAGAACTGACTCAAACTGCCCATAAGCTCGTAGGGACTATGCTGCTTAATCCCTCCTATGCAAGAGTATTTTGGCCATACTTTCCATGATGCTTCTGGTTGCATTGGGTCAGGTGAGGACAGAGGTTGACAGTGAACATTTAAGGTACTGGACTAGGACAGTGGAGAAATACAGTTTCCTTGGTGCTACCACAGATTGCCTTAGTAACTTTGGACAAATGACTTAGTCttcccctgcctcagtttcccatcagtaaaaagatgtttcttcttGCTCGATGCATCTTTTCCAATGTTGTTctcggggagggagggagggaatgtTTAGAAGCCTACCCATTTACCCTATCTTGATTCCTTTTAATCTACTTATAGTTTTAACACTGACTTCAACATGTACTGAGTCAGACTGGGGCCCTGAAGCCAAGAGTTGTTGAGACCAGAGGCTCTTTCTGATTGTGCTTGTACGGCTCCTGGCACAAGAGATCCGGTCTGTTGTAGAGACTCACACTGCAAAACCCACTGATGTGCCTTATGATGTCCCTTGATTATTTTTGGAATGAagcaaaattgaaataaaataatgatgcATGATGATGTAAGTGGCTTGTTTTTCCATTCTACGCTAGGTATCTCGCACTCTCACGCGCTCCCTGGCAGTTTCTCACACTCCCTTACACAAACTTTCTGCCAAAGGCAGGTGGAGATGTTACCAGGAGTGCACCACAGGGTTAAACTTTGACAGCTACCGGCTTCCACAAGGGGCCAGTCTAAATGTGGAGTTTCTTCTAGTTCCACTAAGTTGctattacttttcctttttttttttttttaatgatgtggACTGGAAAGGGAAGGGTGTTTCTTGGTGCGAGCACACCTGTAGGGTGACGGCCCTGCCGGCTGCGTGTGAGCGGCCCCTGTGCCCTCAGTCCCCAAGCCCAGTTCAAGGAGGTTCAAGTTCACCTCCGCGGCCCTCGGGTCACATAACCGCGGAGCTCAGCCGCGGGAAGAACGCCTCtcccggtggcggcggcgggtgACAGGACAGCCGGCAGGCGGCGGAGCCTcgcggggctggggagaagCCCCGTCTCGCGCCGCTGCCTCGCGCGGGCTCTAATGGCCGCCGAACGCCCCCTAGCGGTCCTGATTGGCCCTGACCACCCTCACCTGGAGCCTCTCCGCACCTTCAGGCACGAGGCTGCTGAGGGAAACCtgtgaggagaaggaagaaggagctGGTCTGGGCGctcgggggaggggggctgtctgaggagaaaaggagagtcCTGGGGCTTCTCTGACTCAGGGTGCTTCACCTCAGCTCAGGGATCTGTGCTCACCCCAAAACTATGAAGTATTGCAGTGGAAAAGCCCCTGTGCAGATGGAGGCTGAGGTGGGAAGATGAGGTTCTGTGCGCAATATGAGTCCCCATCGCTGTGCTGAGGGAGGACTGGTGTTCAGCATGGTGGATGGCGTTGAAAGCTGAGAAGGACATTCACTGTGCTGTGTGTGCCTGGGCCAGCCTGCTGTGAGGTAAGTAACATGGTTCTGCACTGGGGGgcctctttcttctctgcccCGTGTCCCTCCAACACTAACCCTCTGTGGCGTTAGCCTGACTGAATGTTGCAGTGTAGCACCCAAGGAAATGGAGTTCCAGctcagttttgggttttcttctggGGATTGGACCTTGCTGGACTTTAGCCAATGCACCTCTTGCCAGGGGCTGAGATATCCCCTGCCATATCACCAGTGACTATGACCTCCAAGGTGGGGGACAGCTCTGCCAAGGAGTCGGCCCTGTGGAGATGCCCAAATTGATGCTCCGCAAAGCTCCTTGACACTTTGCAATCTCTGATTTTTAAGTACTGTTGTGTTATTATTTCCACATCCCCACCCCCCGAGGAACAAACTTTCCATAAGCATAAAAAGCCTGTTTCCTAGCTTGTTCTTCCCCAATGTCCTTTTCCCAGAATCAAGACACAGATGTTTAAGGAAGTAGCACAACCTACTGTCTTCCCTTCACCCCTTCCTTCTCATTTCTTTAGGTCAATTATACTGTTATTTTAGCTGTTTTATGCCTGTTGTTGAAGTCCCTTTCATTACTGATAGATGTAAGGGATGTAAAAAGCCCTTTGCTTTCTCAATACTATTACAAAGTATGCTAGTGTGGCAGAATGAATCTCTGATTTTGcctgcagatttttagctgaaGTTACCTGGGTTAGATGATATTGCTAGTGCATGTGGGCAGGTACTGACAGTGCTACAGGCACAGGCTCAGTTGCTGGGAGAGGCTGGACTGGGAGCAGGCACGATCCCAGCCCTGTGACTGCTTAGCTGCCTGCCTGTCAGCACTGCCATGGGGTGCTGGAAAACCTTCAGGACTCGGTGTGCCCACAAAGAGAGAACAACTGCTGACTTTGGTTTCACTTtcctggggaggcaggaggggtcCTGACTGTGCATCATTGAGTCTTGGCATGTGAAAGGTAAAAAGACTTTTTGGCATCACTTGCACCTGTGAATAATGTGACCAGCCATAACAATGTGATAATGAATTGCACTAAGCGTGGAGTGATTTGTATGCCATAGCAGCATGTCTAATCCATAAATCTAGAGCCTGCATGTCATGGCTTCTCCTGGCTCAGAAAGCTGCACGTCACAGATGCTTTCTTGCTCCACTGGCGTGCAGAGtatctgctgtgctgctgctgaagggagaACTGGCTGTCTTTCTGAAGGGAGTGACTGTCCAAGGCTACACAGTGGCTTCAAGGGGGAAGCAGTGGTGAAATATGGCAGAGATAAAGGCAAGCTATTAAGCTGCTTTGCGAATCGCTTCATAGTGTCAAGGCCGATGCAACA
Proteins encoded in this window:
- the GP1BB gene encoding platelet glycoprotein Ib beta chain — protein: MCPVPCKCATNIIDCMSKGLTVAKLPVAFHPSAEMIHLGYNKLTSIPNGLFDNLKSLQVVYLQGNPWECNCDILYLRSWIQWQQNRTLYRDVRCSSPAHLQDRIIAYLTEDEIISTCQHWYCSLALLSQLCLLILLFLQGILVILIIVYLQKFRRMTVEARSTF